A single genomic interval of Amblyomma americanum isolate KBUSLIRL-KWMA chromosome 11, ASM5285725v1, whole genome shotgun sequence harbors:
- the LOC144109864 gene encoding uncharacterized protein LOC144109864, whose translation MASVYGGGDSSPSTAEQLLYAMLDGSQPSTSDEPQYSSPEHGQPSSMDAPPNAPWTSGETKYLLDKYALYTPKVGPLMRFRTKRAMYEQIAREIEEVLGTKRTAIQCETRFKTVAKKERRAKRRSSVESPASMQTL comes from the exons atggcgtCTGTTTACGGCGGCGGGGATTCGAGTCCGTCTACGGCAGAACAGCTACTGTACGCAATGCTGGACG GTAGCCAGCCAAGCACATCTGATGAGCCTCAGTACTCAAGCCCAGAGCATGGACAGCCAAGTAGCATGGATGCTCCACCAAATG CGCCCTGGACCTCTGGGGAAACAAAGTACCTCCTTGACAAATATGCGCTGTATACGCCGAAAGTGGGTCCACTGATGAGGTTCCGGACAAAGCGCGCCATGTACGAGCAGATTGCTCGTGAGATAGAGGAGGTCCTTGGAACCAAGCGCACTGCAATACAGTGTGAAACTCGATTTAAAACCGTagctaaaaaagaaagaagagcgaaGAGAAG ATCATCTGTAGAGTCTCCAGCATCAATGCAAACATTGTGA